Proteins encoded within one genomic window of Manis pentadactyla isolate mManPen7 chromosome 4, mManPen7.hap1, whole genome shotgun sequence:
- the EMC6 gene encoding ER membrane protein complex subunit 6 — MAAVVAKREGPPFISEAAVRGNAAVLDYCRTSVSALSGATAGILGLTGLYGFIFYLLASILLSLLLILKAGRRWNKYFKSRRPLFTGGLIGGLFTYVLFWTFLYGMVHVY, encoded by the coding sequence ATGGCCGCTGTGGTGGCCAAGCGGGAAGGGCCGCCGTTCATCAGCGAGGCAGCCGTGCGGGGCAACGCCGCGGTTCTGGATTACTGCCGGACTTCAGTGTCAGCGCTGTCGGGGGCCACGGCCGGCATCCTCGGTCTCACCGGCCTTTACGGCTTCATCTTCTACCTGCTCGCCTCCatcctgctctccctgctcttaATTCTCAAAGCGGGAAGGAGGTGGAACAAATACTTTAAGTCACGAAGACCTCTCTTTACAGGCGGCCTCATTGGAGGCCTCTTCACCTACGTCCTGTTCTGGACGTTCCTCTACGGCATGGTGCACGTCTACTGA